The proteins below are encoded in one region of Mycobacterium sp. 3519A:
- a CDS encoding CaiB/BaiF CoA-transferase family protein, producing MRPLEGIRVLEVAMYGFVPSAGAVLGEWGADVIKVEHAVTGDPQRGLRQTGPLRVEGDPNPNIEHANRGKRSIGLDMSVPEGLEVLLDLARRADVFLTSFLPGHRQKFGIDVDDIRAVNPNIIYARGSALGPRGEESVKGGYDMTAFWCRAGTAATITPPGIEGMIGPPGPAYGDTISGTNLAGGIAAALLKRERTGEPSVVDVSLLGSGLWSMGHTVALTSHLNQLMVQPPPGVHGSPINPLVGVYPTADNRYISFVMMQPTKFWADVCRHMDLDDLIDDPRFATVESIAENTAAAVEILREAMAKRTLPEWSERFSTLAGPWAPVQDTLQAAADAQIRANDYIVSTGELELVANPVQFDVSAPQTGPAPEFAEQTDEILLELGLDWDRIIELKTAGAVT from the coding sequence ATGCGGCCGCTGGAAGGCATCCGGGTCCTCGAGGTGGCGATGTACGGGTTCGTCCCGTCGGCGGGCGCCGTGCTCGGCGAGTGGGGCGCCGACGTGATCAAGGTCGAACACGCCGTCACCGGTGATCCGCAGCGGGGTCTGCGTCAGACCGGTCCGCTTCGGGTCGAGGGCGATCCCAACCCGAACATCGAGCACGCCAACCGCGGCAAGCGCAGCATCGGGCTGGACATGTCGGTGCCGGAGGGCCTGGAGGTGCTGCTCGATCTGGCGCGCCGCGCCGATGTGTTCCTCACGAGTTTCCTGCCGGGGCACCGGCAGAAGTTCGGCATCGACGTCGACGACATCCGCGCTGTCAACCCGAACATCATCTATGCCAGGGGCAGCGCGCTGGGTCCGCGCGGTGAGGAGTCGGTCAAGGGCGGCTACGACATGACCGCGTTCTGGTGCCGCGCAGGCACCGCGGCCACCATCACCCCACCCGGCATCGAAGGCATGATCGGGCCGCCGGGACCGGCCTACGGCGACACCATTTCCGGTACCAACCTCGCGGGCGGCATCGCGGCGGCGTTGCTGAAGCGGGAACGCACCGGTGAACCGTCGGTGGTCGACGTGTCGCTGCTCGGCAGCGGCCTGTGGTCGATGGGGCACACCGTCGCGCTGACGTCGCATCTGAACCAGTTGATGGTTCAGCCGCCGCCGGGGGTGCACGGTTCGCCGATCAACCCGCTGGTCGGGGTGTATCCGACCGCGGACAACCGCTACATCTCCTTCGTGATGATGCAGCCGACGAAGTTCTGGGCGGACGTATGCAGGCACATGGATCTCGACGACCTGATCGACGATCCTCGGTTCGCGACGGTCGAATCGATCGCAGAGAACACCGCCGCCGCGGTCGAGATCCTGCGCGAGGCGATGGCCAAGCGCACCCTTCCGGAGTGGAGCGAGCGGTTCTCGACGCTGGCAGGCCCGTGGGCTCCGGTGCAGGACACCTTGCAGGCCGCGGCCGACGCGCAAATCAGGGCCAACGACTACATCGTGTCCACGGGCGAACTCGAATTGGTCGCGAATCCGGTGCAGTTCGATGTCAGCGCACCGCAAACCGGACCCGCGCCGGAGTTTGCGGAGCAAACTGACGAAATCTTGCTTGAACTCGGTTTGGATTGGGACCGCATCATCGAGCTCAAGACGGCCGGCGCCGTCACCTAG
- a CDS encoding OB-fold domain-containing protein produces the protein MPYVASIGTYLPCWGAPRHRVAGDDEDAITLAVEAGRAALIASGAVERVVLVSRDMPLLESSNAAVLLAGLGLDPELEVDERLGGAPATLDAVSSARPRTLIIGTDLDPAGAAAILTAERGLQVRTAARVARSLPVRTRNATGDVTDYGDPRLLHERGLVASLAAAWLDTPAAVAGVEHDRAVEMCIGDPPALPTTGASASLFALAGMADAGTTGPLVAVEQASLSGITVSNGVAEIHRREPPARPTPDGTYVEGGDIPISLAAYERAFEAKTRWEAGRFAATPDGALDFPPRFRLSDDGALATDYELIPLPRTGTVYTETTVHMPVPGLRTPYSLVIVELDAVGVRALVKVTGAAPGTVDIGSRGRLALRRVAVRSGVPDYGYMFEPEQVA, from the coding sequence ATGCCCTACGTCGCGTCGATCGGCACCTACCTGCCGTGTTGGGGTGCGCCCCGGCACCGGGTGGCCGGTGACGACGAGGACGCGATCACCCTTGCGGTCGAGGCCGGCCGCGCGGCGCTGATCGCCAGCGGCGCGGTCGAACGCGTCGTCCTGGTCAGTCGCGACATGCCGTTGCTGGAGAGCAGCAACGCCGCGGTGTTGCTGGCCGGGCTGGGGCTCGACCCGGAACTCGAGGTCGACGAACGCCTCGGCGGGGCACCGGCCACGCTCGACGCGGTCAGCTCGGCGCGGCCGCGGACACTGATCATCGGGACCGACCTCGACCCCGCGGGTGCGGCCGCGATCCTGACTGCCGAACGCGGCCTGCAGGTGCGCACCGCGGCCCGCGTCGCGCGCAGCCTGCCGGTGCGCACGCGCAACGCGACCGGTGACGTCACCGACTACGGCGACCCCCGACTGCTGCACGAGCGGGGATTGGTCGCGTCACTGGCCGCGGCATGGCTCGACACCCCCGCCGCCGTCGCGGGCGTCGAGCACGACCGCGCCGTCGAGATGTGCATCGGCGACCCGCCTGCGCTGCCGACCACCGGCGCGAGCGCCAGCCTGTTCGCGCTCGCAGGCATGGCCGACGCGGGGACCACCGGGCCGTTGGTCGCGGTCGAGCAGGCGAGCCTGTCCGGCATCACTGTGAGCAACGGCGTCGCCGAGATCCATCGCCGGGAACCGCCCGCGCGCCCGACGCCGGACGGCACCTATGTCGAGGGCGGTGACATCCCGATCTCGCTGGCTGCATACGAGCGAGCCTTCGAGGCCAAAACCCGTTGGGAGGCAGGCAGGTTCGCCGCGACGCCCGACGGTGCGCTGGATTTCCCGCCGCGCTTCCGACTGTCCGACGACGGCGCGCTGGCCACCGACTATGAGTTGATCCCGCTGCCGCGCACCGGAACGGTGTACACCGAAACGACCGTGCACATGCCCGTGCCTGGGCTGCGCACCCCGTACTCTCTGGTGATCGTCGAACTCGACGCGGTGGGAGTGCGCGCGCTGGTGAAGGTCACCGGTGCCGCACCGGGGACGGTCGACATCGGCTCCCGCGGGCGCCTGGCGCTGCGCCGGGTCGCGGTGCGCTCGGGAGTGCCGGACTACGGGTACATGTTCGAGCCGGAGCAGGTCGCGTGA
- a CDS encoding thiolase translates to MRRVAIVGAGMTAFGEHFALGIKDLLPMAFAECAASVDKGLAKADVQGAWFGAMGTADGFPSGILADSLGLPDLPVTRVENSCATGNDAVRNALFGVACGAFDVALVMGADKLRDTTSKDMLWAWEAMARDMAWDYPLGLVSPAGFALHVRRYLHETPATREHLAMVAVKNHRHGVSNAKARLRFEITLEQALSAPTIVTPFGLYDCAPQSDGAAALVLAAEDVVDRFTDRPVWIRGVGLGLDSVMHQHKPDMTTFPATTRAAKQAFAMAGMTPADVDVAEVHDFFTGIELISYEDLGFAERFGGYKLVEAEVTSVGGALPVNPSGGLKAKGHPPGATGVAQCVELFAQLRGEAANQVDDARVGLAHNIGGPTAVSAVTILEGSANGAR, encoded by the coding sequence GTGAGACGCGTGGCGATCGTCGGCGCCGGCATGACCGCGTTCGGTGAGCATTTCGCCCTCGGCATCAAGGATCTGCTGCCGATGGCGTTCGCCGAATGCGCGGCCTCCGTCGACAAGGGGTTGGCCAAAGCGGACGTGCAGGGCGCCTGGTTCGGTGCGATGGGGACCGCAGACGGCTTTCCGTCCGGCATCCTCGCCGATTCACTCGGGCTACCCGACCTGCCCGTCACCCGTGTCGAAAACTCTTGTGCCACAGGCAACGACGCAGTTCGCAACGCGCTGTTCGGTGTGGCCTGCGGCGCATTCGACGTGGCATTGGTGATGGGCGCCGACAAACTGCGCGACACCACCTCCAAGGACATGCTGTGGGCATGGGAGGCAATGGCACGCGATATGGCGTGGGACTACCCACTCGGCCTTGTCTCGCCCGCCGGGTTCGCGCTGCACGTCCGTCGATATCTGCACGAAACGCCTGCGACGCGCGAGCACCTGGCCATGGTCGCCGTCAAGAATCACCGCCACGGCGTGAGCAATGCCAAGGCGCGGTTGCGTTTTGAGATCACCCTCGAGCAGGCGCTGTCAGCGCCGACCATCGTGACGCCCTTCGGGCTGTACGACTGCGCTCCGCAGAGTGACGGGGCCGCCGCGCTGGTGTTGGCCGCCGAGGACGTCGTCGACCGGTTCACCGACCGTCCGGTGTGGATCCGCGGTGTCGGCCTCGGCCTGGACTCGGTGATGCATCAGCACAAACCCGATATGACGACGTTTCCGGCGACCACGCGTGCGGCAAAGCAGGCGTTCGCGATGGCGGGCATGACCCCCGCCGACGTCGACGTCGCCGAAGTTCACGATTTCTTCACGGGGATCGAGTTGATCAGTTATGAAGATCTCGGCTTTGCCGAGCGGTTCGGGGGCTACAAGCTTGTCGAGGCTGAAGTGACAAGTGTCGGCGGTGCGCTGCCGGTGAACCCCAGTGGTGGCTTGAAGGCCAAGGGGCATCCGCCAGGGGCAACAGGTGTGGCACAGTGCGTGGAACTCTTCGCGCAACTCCGAGGGGAGGCGGCCAACCAGGTGGACGACGCACGAGTTGGGTTGGCGCACAACATCGGCGGACCGACAGCGGTTTCAGCGGTCACCATCCTGGAAGGATCGGCCAATGGCGCGCGGTAG